One segment of Sinorhizobium sp. BG8 DNA contains the following:
- the ybgF gene encoding tol-pal system protein YbgF, translating into MRKLVAAGVISLAALGGTAGVLHASPLSALASRFMPHTAKDGQVVLAQSNETGRIGQLEEELRTLNGRIEELSYQLLQMQEQLRKTQEDNEYRFQDLEGGKGTSQKSGSLTKPADSGSVTDLSTRSGQPADEAAGDDVAAAIGSANGGSNDGLGAPPQQLGSVRFDEKGNVIGAETSPDLNESASISKEVMPGDDSGLPAASSGTASGSLDNPDDIYKAAYGHVLSGDYQLAEKEFRDYLDIYPKGEKAADASFWMGEAQYSQGNFNEAAKTFLNAHQTFAQSKKAPEMLLKLGMSLAALDNTETACATLREVGKRYPNASKAVKTKVNSEQSRLSC; encoded by the coding sequence ATGAGAAAACTTGTCGCGGCAGGCGTGATCAGCCTGGCAGCCCTCGGCGGAACGGCAGGGGTGCTTCATGCATCGCCGCTCTCCGCGCTGGCGAGCCGATTCATGCCCCATACCGCCAAAGACGGGCAGGTTGTGCTGGCGCAATCGAACGAGACGGGCCGGATCGGCCAGCTCGAGGAAGAACTGCGCACGCTCAACGGCCGCATCGAGGAGCTGAGCTACCAGCTGCTGCAGATGCAGGAACAGCTTCGCAAGACTCAGGAAGACAACGAGTACCGCTTCCAGGACCTGGAAGGCGGAAAGGGAACGTCGCAGAAGAGCGGAAGCCTGACGAAGCCCGCCGACAGCGGCAGTGTCACCGATCTGTCTACGAGATCGGGTCAGCCGGCGGACGAAGCCGCCGGCGATGACGTCGCTGCGGCGATCGGCAGCGCCAATGGCGGATCAAATGACGGCCTCGGCGCTCCGCCGCAACAGCTGGGTTCGGTCCGCTTCGACGAGAAAGGCAACGTCATTGGTGCCGAAACAAGCCCCGACCTCAACGAGAGTGCGTCGATCAGCAAGGAGGTAATGCCCGGGGACGATTCCGGGCTTCCTGCGGCATCGTCCGGGACTGCGTCGGGATCGCTGGACAATCCCGATGATATCTACAAGGCGGCCTACGGCCATGTGCTCTCCGGCGACTATCAGCTCGCCGAGAAGGAGTTTCGCGACTATCTCGACATCTATCCGAAGGGCGAGAAGGCGGCGGACGCTAGCTTCTGGATGGGCGAGGCACAGTACTCGCAGGGCAACTTCAACGAAGCCGCCAAGACCTTCCTGAACGCGCACCAGACCTTCGCACAGTCGAAGAAGGCGCCGGAAATGCTGCTGAAGCTCGGCATGTCGCTTGCGGCGCTCGACAATACGGAAACTGCCTGCGCAACGCTTCGCGAAGTCGGCAAGCGCTATCCCAACGCTTCCAAGGCTGTGAAGACGAAGGTCAACAGCGAGCAGAGCCGGCTCTCCTGCTGA
- the pal gene encoding peptidoglycan-associated lipoprotein Pal → MSRIDTPAAGRMQTIARNPVMLALFMGLALAGCASKKNLPNSAGELGLNNATPGSTQDFTVNVGDRIFFDTDSSSVRADAAATLDRQAQWLQKYPNYAITIEGHADERGTREYNLALGARRAAATRQYLIGRGVPANRMKTISYGKERPVAVCDDISCWSQNRRAVTVLGGAGM, encoded by the coding sequence ATGAGCCGTATCGATACCCCGGCCGCCGGCCGCATGCAGACCATCGCACGTAATCCCGTCATGCTCGCTCTCTTCATGGGTCTGGCCCTTGCCGGCTGCGCCTCGAAGAAGAACCTTCCGAACAGCGCTGGCGAACTCGGCCTGAACAATGCGACGCCCGGCTCCACGCAGGACTTCACGGTCAACGTCGGCGACCGCATCTTCTTCGACACCGATTCGTCGTCGGTTCGTGCCGATGCCGCTGCGACGCTCGACCGTCAGGCACAGTGGCTGCAGAAGTACCCGAACTACGCCATCACCATCGAAGGCCACGCCGACGAGCGCGGTACGCGCGAATACAACCTCGCGCTCGGCGCCCGCCGTGCGGCCGCCACGCGTCAGTACCTGATCGGTCGCGGCGTTCCTGCAAACCGCATGAAGACGATCTCCTACGGCAAGGAACGTCCGGTAGCCGTTTGCGACGACATTTCGTGCTGGTCGCAGAACCGCCGCGCAGTCACCGTTCTTGGCGGCGCCGGCATGTAA
- the tolB gene encoding Tol-Pal system beta propeller repeat protein TolB: MLKRNLLRFLVVLTGLAAFLSPAWALVEININKGNVEPLPIAVTDFVSSGDLGQKITDVIAADLQRSGLFAPVSKQAFIEKISNPDQPPRFEDWKVINAQALVTGRVTQEGDGRLRAEFRLWDTFANQQLTGQQFYTQPENWRRVAHIIADAIYERLTGEKGYFDTRIVYVAESGPKTARKRQLAIMDQDGFNSRALTNANDLVLTPRFSPNRQEITYMSFENEQPRVYLLQLETGQREVVGNFPGMTFSPRFSPDGQRVIMSLQQEGNANIYTMDLRSRTTTRLTSTAAIDTSPSYSPDGGQIVFESDRGGRQQLYVMNADGSGQNRISFGDGAYSTPVWSPRGDLIAFTKQSGGKFSIGVMKPDGSGERILTTGFHNEGPTWAPNGRVLMFFRQGAGAGGPQLYSIDLTGYNEQLVKTGGFASDPAWSPLLE, encoded by the coding sequence ATGCTGAAACGCAATCTTCTCCGTTTTCTGGTCGTGCTGACCGGCCTGGCGGCATTCCTGTCGCCGGCCTGGGCGCTCGTGGAAATCAACATCAACAAGGGTAACGTCGAGCCGCTGCCGATCGCCGTCACCGACTTTGTTTCGAGTGGGGACCTCGGACAGAAGATTACCGACGTGATCGCAGCCGACCTGCAGCGCTCGGGCCTCTTCGCGCCGGTTTCCAAGCAGGCCTTCATCGAGAAGATCTCCAATCCCGACCAGCCGCCGCGTTTCGAGGACTGGAAGGTCATCAACGCACAGGCTCTCGTGACGGGCCGCGTCACCCAGGAAGGCGACGGGCGGCTGCGCGCCGAGTTCCGTCTCTGGGACACCTTCGCCAACCAGCAGCTGACGGGTCAGCAGTTCTATACGCAGCCTGAAAACTGGCGCCGCGTTGCCCACATCATCGCCGACGCGATCTATGAACGTCTGACCGGCGAGAAGGGCTACTTCGACACCCGCATCGTCTATGTCGCCGAAAGCGGCCCGAAGACCGCCCGCAAGCGTCAGCTTGCCATCATGGACCAGGACGGCTTCAACTCGCGGGCATTGACCAACGCGAACGACCTCGTGCTGACGCCGCGCTTCTCGCCGAACCGCCAGGAAATCACGTACATGTCCTTCGAAAACGAGCAGCCGCGGGTCTATCTGCTGCAGCTCGAGACCGGACAGCGCGAAGTCGTAGGCAACTTCCCCGGCATGACCTTCTCGCCGCGCTTCTCGCCGGATGGCCAGCGGGTCATCATGAGCCTCCAGCAGGAAGGCAACGCCAACATCTACACGATGGACCTGCGTTCGCGCACCACCACCCGTCTCACCTCGACCGCGGCAATCGACACCTCTCCGTCCTATTCGCCGGACGGCGGCCAGATCGTGTTCGAAAGCGACCGCGGCGGACGCCAGCAGCTCTACGTCATGAACGCCGACGGCTCCGGACAGAACCGCATCTCCTTCGGCGACGGCGCCTATTCGACGCCGGTCTGGTCTCCGCGTGGCGACCTCATCGCCTTCACGAAGCAGTCTGGCGGCAAGTTCTCGATCGGCGTGATGAAGCCGGACGGCTCGGGCGAGCGCATCCTGACGACGGGCTTCCACAATGAAGGTCCCACCTGGGCTCCGAACGGACGCGTTCTGATGTTCTTCCGCCAGGGCGCCGGCGCCGGCGGACCGCAGCTCTACTCGATCGACCTTACCGGCTACAACGAGCAGTTGGTCAAGACGGGTGGCTTCGCTTCCGACCCGGCCTGGTCTCCGCTCCTCGAATAG
- the tolR gene encoding protein TolR, with protein sequence MGMSVGQKNSGGGRRRRGGGKKAPMSEINVTPFVDVMLVLLIIFMVAAPLMTVGVPIDLPKTSAKALNAETQPITISVKADGEVFLQETPIAIEEVAAKLEAVATTGYTERIFVRGDGTAPYGVIADVMSRIQTAGFTNIGLVTEQKPDK encoded by the coding sequence ATGGGCATGTCAGTCGGTCAAAAGAATTCCGGTGGCGGACGACGCCGTCGCGGCGGTGGCAAGAAGGCGCCGATGAGCGAGATCAACGTGACGCCTTTCGTGGACGTCATGCTCGTGCTGCTCATCATCTTCATGGTTGCCGCGCCGCTGATGACGGTCGGCGTGCCGATCGACCTGCCGAAGACGTCTGCCAAGGCGCTGAACGCCGAGACCCAGCCGATCACGATCTCCGTGAAGGCTGACGGCGAAGTGTTCCTGCAGGAGACGCCGATCGCGATCGAGGAAGTCGCAGCCAAGCTCGAGGCGGTTGCGACCACTGGCTATACGGAGCGGATCTTCGTGCGTGGCGACGGCACGGCGCCCTATGGCGTCATCGCAGATGTCATGTCGCGCATCCAGACCGCGGGATTCACCAATATCGGTCTCGTAACCGAGCAGAAACCGGACAAGTGA
- the tolQ gene encoding protein TolQ: MEQVGLAATTDVTLWSLFMQAGFVVKLVMLGLIAASVWTWAIVVDKTLSYGKARRQLDSFEQVFWSGQSLEELYRTLADRQTSGMSAIFVSAMREWKKSFERGARSPIGLQMRIDRAMDVTLARESETLEARLGSLATIGSAAPFVGLFGTVVGIMTSFQAIAGSKSTNLAVVAPGIAEALLATAIGLLAAIPAVIAYNKFSADAGKITSRMEGFADEFSAILSRQIDEKLQPRQAAQ; this comes from the coding sequence ATGGAACAGGTAGGTTTGGCAGCAACGACGGATGTGACCCTTTGGTCGCTCTTCATGCAGGCCGGGTTCGTGGTGAAGCTGGTCATGCTGGGGCTCATCGCGGCGTCGGTCTGGACATGGGCAATCGTCGTCGACAAGACGCTGAGCTACGGCAAGGCCCGTCGCCAGCTCGACAGCTTCGAGCAGGTGTTCTGGTCCGGGCAGTCGCTCGAGGAGCTCTACAGGACACTCGCCGATCGACAGACGAGCGGCATGAGCGCCATCTTCGTCTCGGCGATGCGCGAATGGAAGAAGAGCTTCGAGCGCGGTGCGCGCTCGCCGATCGGTCTTCAGATGCGTATCGACAGGGCGATGGACGTGACACTGGCGCGGGAATCCGAGACGCTGGAAGCCCGATTGGGCTCGCTCGCGACCATCGGATCGGCGGCGCCCTTCGTCGGTCTCTTCGGAACCGTCGTCGGTATCATGACCTCCTTCCAGGCCATCGCCGGCTCGAAGTCGACGAACCTCGCCGTCGTTGCGCCGGGTATCGCGGAAGCGCTTCTGGCAACCGCGATCGGCCTGCTTGCGGCTATTCCCGCCGTTATCGCCTACAACAAGTTCTCGGCCGACGCCGGCAAGATCACGTCCCGGATGGAAGGCTTTGCCGACGAATTCTCGGCGATCCTCTCCCGCCAGATCGACGAGAAGCTGCAGCCGCGCCAGGCGGCGCAGTGA
- a CDS encoding Ku protein: MVSRAMWKGQLRLSLVSIGVELFSATRSNARTSFRQIHKPSGKPVHYEKIVDGIGPIKEDDIVKGYELDDGKYVLLQPSEVDAVKLETKKTLELVQFVETCDIPPLYFDKPYYLVPSDDLAEHAYQVVRDALRATGKTGLGQLAMRGREYLAAVRPCGDGLLLETLRYVDEIRSADPMFAGIPTREADKELLDVATALIERKTAPFDAAAFKDHYEDALKALVKRKMKGKKIDIDEEEERRPSSGGNVVDLMAALKKSLEGSGKPSRPAASGRRKSA; encoded by the coding sequence ATGGTTTCAAGGGCGATGTGGAAGGGACAGCTACGGCTCTCGCTGGTCTCCATCGGCGTCGAGCTCTTCAGCGCCACACGATCGAACGCGCGAACTTCGTTCCGGCAGATCCATAAGCCCTCCGGCAAACCTGTCCACTACGAGAAGATCGTCGACGGCATCGGCCCGATCAAGGAGGACGACATCGTCAAGGGCTACGAGCTGGATGACGGTAAGTACGTGCTGCTTCAGCCGAGCGAGGTCGACGCGGTCAAGCTCGAGACGAAGAAGACGCTGGAGCTCGTACAGTTCGTAGAGACCTGCGACATCCCTCCCCTCTACTTTGACAAGCCTTACTACCTCGTCCCCTCCGATGATCTCGCCGAGCACGCCTATCAGGTCGTGCGCGATGCATTGAGGGCAACCGGAAAGACAGGGCTGGGGCAACTCGCGATGCGCGGACGAGAATATCTTGCCGCGGTGCGCCCCTGTGGCGACGGCCTTCTCCTCGAGACCCTGCGCTATGTCGACGAGATCCGCAGCGCCGATCCGATGTTCGCCGGCATTCCCACCCGCGAGGCGGACAAGGAACTGCTCGACGTCGCGACCGCCCTGATCGAGCGCAAGACCGCGCCTTTCGACGCGGCGGCCTTCAAGGACCACTATGAGGACGCGCTGAAGGCGCTGGTGAAGCGGAAGATGAAGGGCAAGAAGATCGACATCGACGAAGAGGAGGAACGCCGTCCTTCCTCCGGCGGCAATGTCGTCGACCTTATGGCGGCCCTGAAAAAGAGCCTTGAGGGAAGCGGCAAACCATCCAGGCCGGCCGCCTCCGGCCGGCGCAAGTCCGCGTGA
- the ligD gene encoding DNA ligase D gives MASPRSSLDEYNRKRDFSKTREPKGEPNRKANGGFRYLVQKHDATRLHYDFRLEWDGVLKSWAVTKGPSVNPDDKRLAVRTEDHPMAYGDFEGTIPEKQYGGGTVMLWDTGRWDPVGDPDEGLKEGKLKFRLHGRRLTGGWTLVRMRPRQGEKGENWLLIKEQDDAAMEDGDGVLEGNLTSVVSGRTMGEIAEGKGERKKRVWQSSTSAAENVRRGAIAPRKDRVSGKARGTGAKLPAFMPPQLATLVSTPPAGDDWVAEVKFDGYRLMSSIAGGKAVCFTRTGLDWTEKFADIAAALAGLNCESALIDGEAVAANDEGSTFSALQKALKHGGRIVLYAFDLLSLDGEDLTGSPLVERKDALRDLLAGGDGSIVKFSEHVRGHATDVFRSMCRAGQEGIIAKRAGDPYRSGRVGSWLKVKCTRRQEFVIGGYSPSDKKNRPFASLLLGTFEGDRLVYRGRVGTGFDERTMEELAGLFAKRRRKASPFAAVPPEFSHDAVWLKPDLVTEIDFAEFTDDGHIRHGSFEGLRRDKEARSVVLEQEKKTAEIVADATNTVEGKSSGEKAAAKRKGTDVTERSTGDRVAGIAITHPERVLFKEENIRKIDLARYYSAVSGRLLEHAGGHPVSLIRCPGGDIEHCFFQKHASDGFPEEIDQVAITESSGKTENYMMITDEKGLVAAVQMGTMEFHIWGASAARLETPDRLVFDLDPDAGIGFSEVRAAALELRDVLDAVGLRTVPLLTGGKGIHVIVPLAPKAEWEAVKTFAKGLAQRLADASPDRYVATMSKAKRKGRIFIDWLRNERGATAVAPYSVRARRGAPVATPVTWEELADIEAANAFGMSEVLARIESADPWAPARKWKQSLTDAMVKAVG, from the coding sequence ATGGCTTCACCCCGGTCTTCTCTCGACGAGTACAACCGCAAGCGTGATTTCTCGAAGACCAGGGAGCCGAAGGGCGAACCCAACCGCAAGGCCAACGGCGGGTTCCGCTATCTGGTCCAGAAGCACGACGCGACGCGCCTCCACTACGATTTCCGCCTCGAATGGGACGGCGTCTTGAAGAGTTGGGCCGTGACGAAGGGTCCGAGCGTCAATCCGGACGACAAGCGCCTCGCAGTCCGCACGGAGGACCATCCGATGGCCTACGGCGACTTCGAGGGCACGATCCCCGAGAAGCAATATGGCGGCGGCACCGTGATGCTCTGGGACACCGGGCGCTGGGATCCGGTCGGCGACCCCGACGAGGGACTGAAGGAAGGCAAGCTGAAGTTCCGGCTCCACGGCCGGCGCCTCACCGGCGGCTGGACGCTGGTCAGAATGCGTCCGCGGCAGGGCGAGAAGGGTGAGAACTGGCTGCTGATCAAGGAACAGGACGATGCAGCCATGGAGGACGGGGATGGCGTGCTCGAAGGCAACCTGACCAGCGTCGTCAGCGGCCGGACGATGGGCGAGATAGCCGAAGGCAAGGGCGAGCGGAAGAAAAGGGTCTGGCAATCGAGCACAAGTGCTGCGGAGAACGTGCGTCGCGGCGCCATCGCCCCGCGCAAGGACAGGGTTTCTGGCAAGGCCCGCGGCACCGGAGCGAAGCTGCCTGCCTTCATGCCCCCGCAGCTCGCCACACTCGTATCCACTCCTCCGGCAGGAGACGACTGGGTGGCGGAAGTGAAATTCGATGGCTACCGGCTGATGTCCTCGATTGCGGGAGGAAAAGCCGTCTGCTTCACGCGCACCGGCCTCGACTGGACCGAAAAGTTTGCCGACATTGCCGCAGCGCTTGCCGGGCTCAACTGCGAAAGCGCGCTGATCGACGGCGAAGCGGTGGCCGCGAACGACGAAGGCTCGACATTCTCCGCCCTCCAGAAAGCCCTGAAGCACGGTGGACGTATCGTACTCTACGCCTTCGACCTTCTCAGCCTCGATGGCGAGGATCTGACCGGAAGTCCGCTCGTGGAACGCAAGGACGCACTGCGCGACCTTCTCGCAGGGGGCGACGGGAGCATTGTCAAGTTCAGCGAGCATGTGCGCGGGCACGCCACCGACGTCTTTCGAAGCATGTGCCGGGCCGGGCAGGAAGGCATCATCGCCAAGCGCGCGGGCGACCCTTACCGCTCCGGGCGCGTCGGCAGCTGGCTCAAGGTCAAGTGCACGCGGCGGCAGGAGTTCGTGATCGGCGGCTATTCGCCGTCCGACAAGAAGAACCGGCCCTTTGCCTCCCTGCTTCTCGGCACGTTCGAAGGTGACAGGCTGGTCTACAGGGGCCGGGTCGGCACCGGCTTCGACGAGCGGACGATGGAGGAGCTTGCGGGATTGTTCGCGAAGAGGCGGCGCAAGGCTTCGCCCTTCGCGGCCGTTCCGCCCGAGTTTTCGCATGACGCCGTGTGGCTGAAGCCGGACCTCGTGACTGAGATCGACTTCGCTGAATTTACCGATGACGGCCACATCCGGCACGGGTCGTTCGAGGGATTGCGAAGGGACAAGGAGGCGAGATCCGTGGTACTGGAGCAGGAAAAGAAAACCGCCGAAATCGTGGCTGATGCCACCAACACGGTGGAAGGGAAGTCATCAGGAGAGAAGGCCGCGGCAAAGAGGAAGGGCACGGACGTGACAGAGCGCAGCACCGGCGACCGCGTCGCCGGCATCGCCATCACCCATCCCGAGCGGGTCCTCTTCAAGGAAGAGAACATCCGCAAGATAGATCTTGCGCGCTACTATTCCGCCGTGTCCGGGCGCCTGCTCGAACATGCCGGCGGCCACCCGGTCTCGCTGATCCGCTGCCCGGGCGGCGACATCGAACACTGCTTCTTCCAGAAGCATGCCAGCGACGGTTTCCCGGAAGAGATCGATCAGGTTGCGATCACCGAGTCCTCCGGCAAGACCGAGAACTACATGATGATAACGGACGAGAAGGGTCTGGTCGCGGCCGTGCAGATGGGCACGATGGAATTTCACATATGGGGCGCTTCGGCCGCCCGATTGGAAACGCCCGACCGCCTGGTCTTCGACCTCGACCCCGACGCGGGCATCGGATTTTCGGAAGTAAGGGCGGCCGCGCTCGAGCTTCGGGACGTGCTGGACGCCGTGGGGCTCAGGACCGTGCCGCTCCTGACCGGCGGCAAGGGCATACACGTGATCGTACCGCTGGCACCGAAGGCCGAATGGGAGGCGGTGAAGACCTTCGCCAAGGGTCTCGCCCAACGCCTCGCCGACGCCAGCCCCGATCGCTACGTCGCGACCATGTCAAAGGCCAAGCGCAAGGGAAGGATCTTCATCGACTGGCTGCGAAACGAGCGCGGCGCGACCGCCGTCGCCCCTTACTCTGTCCGCGCGCGCCGGGGCGCTCCGGTGGCGACACCCGTGACCTGGGAGGAGCTTGCCGACATCGAGGCCGCGAACGCCTTCGGCATGTCCGAGGTCCTCGCCCGCATCGAAAGCGCCGATCCATGGGCGCCCGCACGGAAATGGAAGCAATCCTTGACGGACGCGATGGTGAAGGCCGTCGGCTGA
- the ybgC gene encoding tol-pal system-associated acyl-CoA thioesterase yields MAELNHALSGELTNGGHRLVQRVYYEDTDFSGVVYHARYLHFMERGRTDYLRLLGVEQGALVIDGDTEGLAFVVHRMEIDFKAPARMDDILTIVTHTEKAGGAKMVLSQEVRRGEQMLIAAKVIIAVINARGRPRRLPEGLAAQFLGAARPADA; encoded by the coding sequence ATGGCAGAGCTGAACCATGCCCTTTCGGGCGAACTGACGAATGGCGGACACAGGCTGGTCCAACGGGTCTACTACGAGGACACCGACTTTTCCGGCGTCGTCTACCATGCCCGCTACTTGCACTTCATGGAGCGCGGGCGGACTGACTATCTCAGGCTTCTTGGAGTGGAGCAGGGGGCACTCGTCATCGACGGTGACACGGAAGGGCTGGCCTTCGTGGTTCACCGCATGGAGATCGACTTCAAGGCACCCGCGCGCATGGACGACATCCTGACGATCGTCACGCACACGGAAAAGGCGGGCGGCGCCAAGATGGTGCTCTCGCAGGAAGTCCGCCGCGGCGAACAGATGCTGATTGCAGCCAAGGTGATCATCGCGGTCATCAATGCCAGGGGGCGGCCCCGCCGGCTACCGGAAGGGCTGGCGGCACAATTCCTCGGTGCTGCCCGTCCCGCCGACGCCTAA
- a CDS encoding NAD-dependent epimerase/dehydratase family protein translates to MKIAVLGGDGFVGWPTSLHLSSAGHDIHILDNLSRRWIDTELGVQSLTPMDSIQERTRIWHEQTGRRIRFHLIDLARDYELLKNWLAAERPDAIVHFAEQRAAPYSMKSDRHKNYTVNNNVNATHNLLNAMVETGLDAHLVHLGTMGVYGYSTVGAAIPEGYLPVGIETISGGTARQEILYPSNPGSIYHMTKCLDQLLFQFYAKNDGLRITDLHQGIVWGTHTRDTAVHPQLINRFDYDGDYGTVLNRFLIQAAIGYPLTVHGTGGQTRAFIHIQDSVRCIQLALDNPPARDSRVEIFNQMTETHRIRDLAKLVSGMTGADIAWLPNPRKEAPENELVVESAKFRELGLAPTRLANGLLSEIVDVARKFAYRVDRSRVPAVSAWTRDLAPLINADPEGRRLKSVS, encoded by the coding sequence ATGAAGATTGCAGTACTCGGCGGTGACGGTTTCGTCGGCTGGCCAACCTCTCTCCACCTTTCCAGCGCAGGCCACGACATCCACATTCTCGACAATCTCTCGCGCCGCTGGATCGATACGGAACTGGGGGTCCAGTCGTTGACGCCGATGGACTCGATACAGGAGCGCACCCGCATCTGGCACGAGCAGACGGGTCGAAGGATCCGCTTCCACCTGATCGACCTAGCGCGAGACTATGAACTCCTGAAGAACTGGCTGGCGGCCGAGCGCCCCGACGCAATTGTCCACTTCGCCGAACAGCGTGCCGCGCCCTATTCGATGAAGAGCGACCGCCACAAGAACTACACGGTCAACAACAACGTCAATGCCACGCACAACCTGTTGAACGCCATGGTCGAGACGGGTCTGGACGCGCATCTCGTTCACCTCGGAACGATGGGAGTCTACGGCTATTCGACAGTTGGCGCAGCCATTCCGGAGGGTTACCTGCCGGTCGGCATAGAGACGATCAGCGGCGGAACGGCGAGGCAGGAGATCCTCTATCCCTCCAACCCGGGTTCGATCTACCACATGACCAAGTGCCTGGATCAGCTGCTCTTCCAGTTCTACGCGAAGAACGACGGCCTGCGGATAACCGACCTACACCAGGGGATCGTGTGGGGCACGCATACGCGCGATACTGCTGTTCATCCGCAGCTGATCAACAGGTTCGACTACGACGGCGACTACGGGACGGTTCTCAACCGCTTCCTCATCCAGGCAGCGATAGGCTACCCGCTGACGGTGCATGGCACGGGCGGCCAGACGCGGGCGTTCATTCACATCCAGGATTCCGTGCGCTGCATCCAACTGGCGCTCGACAATCCGCCCGCGCGCGACTCCCGCGTCGAGATCTTCAACCAGATGACCGAAACGCACCGAATCCGCGACCTTGCGAAGCTCGTTTCCGGGATGACCGGAGCGGACATCGCCTGGCTTCCCAACCCGCGCAAGGAAGCGCCCGAGAACGAACTCGTGGTCGAGAGCGCCAAGTTCCGCGAGCTGGGGCTCGCTCCGACGCGTCTCGCAAACGGTCTCCTGTCCGAGATCGTCGATGTCGCCCGCAAGTTCGCCTATCGCGTGGACCGCTCGCGCGTTCCCGCAGTCTCGGCCTGGACGCGCGATCTGGCGCCGCTGATCAACGCGGATCCCGAAGGGCGTAGGCTGAAATCCGTGTCATGA
- a CDS encoding glycosyltransferase, translating to MTADPDQGLRRQGTAGSRVAYVTLVTNDDYARGATALARSLRRTGTRADLVAIHTPALARNCVRSLAGEGWRLVEADHLPLSDGFNQRHARGEIHRDAPFTKGVKPEFHTPLDNFIKLRLWQLIDYETCIFLDADTLVLRSIDKLFSYPEFSAAPNVYENLADFRRLNSGVFVARPSLATFEAMLARLDQPEAFWRRTDQTFLEAFFPDWHGLPVYMNMLQYVWFTMPELWDWKSIHVLHYQYEKPWQDGHAKAERLMPLIALWRAFHDGTPIPDIGGLAGPRRT from the coding sequence ATGACGGCCGACCCCGATCAGGGCCTTCGACGTCAGGGCACCGCGGGGTCGCGGGTCGCCTATGTCACGCTGGTCACGAACGACGACTACGCCCGCGGCGCAACCGCCCTCGCCCGATCACTCAGGAGGACGGGCACGCGCGCCGACCTCGTGGCAATCCATACGCCCGCCCTCGCGCGCAACTGCGTTCGCTCCCTTGCGGGCGAAGGCTGGAGACTGGTGGAAGCCGATCACCTGCCCCTGTCCGACGGTTTCAACCAGCGTCACGCCCGCGGTGAGATCCACCGCGACGCGCCCTTCACGAAGGGAGTAAAGCCCGAATTCCACACGCCGCTCGACAACTTCATCAAGCTGCGGCTGTGGCAGCTGATCGACTACGAGACCTGCATCTTCCTCGATGCCGACACGCTCGTTCTGCGCAGTATCGACAAGCTCTTTTCCTACCCCGAGTTCTCGGCGGCACCGAATGTCTACGAGAACCTTGCGGATTTCCGGAGACTGAATTCCGGCGTCTTCGTCGCACGGCCGTCGCTTGCCACCTTTGAGGCGATGCTTGCGAGGCTCGACCAGCCCGAAGCTTTCTGGCGCCGCACCGACCAGACCTTCCTCGAGGCCTTCTTCCCGGATTGGCATGGCCTGCCGGTCTACATGAACATGCTGCAATACGTGTGGTTCACCATGCCGGAGCTTTGGGACTGGAAGAGTATCCACGTCCTTCACTACCAGTACGAAAAGCCCTGGCAGGACGGTCATGCGAAAGCGGAGAGACTGATGCCGCTGATCGCGCTGTGGCGCGCCTTCCACGATGGAACCCCGATACCGGATATCGGCGGGCTTGCAGGCCCTCGGCGGACATGA